GGAGAGAAGAAAAGAGCTCCCATTCTCTGGTAAGTAAACAGATCAATTCCCACACTCTCATCCTTCAGATTCTCAACGATCCTCTCGAACCCACCAGAGACAGAAGCAGCCGAGTTTTGCCCTGACACAACCACTCCTTGTTTCTTGCACGACGTTTTGATGTCTGCAAGTAACGACTCAGGGCTGGAGAGAGAGGCCGGTGACTGGTGCTCGTCTGATAGATCCATTCCAGGTACTATCATCCCACAAGAGTTCTTCGCAAAGATCTCCGCGACTGCCTCGTACCTGTCGTGACCGTTAGAGCCGTAGAACCCAGCTGTTAACTCAGAAGGCTGAGATCTCAGCTTGTTCCATTGGTGTAAGAGAGGTAACTTCCCGCTTATCGACACTCCACTCCCGCTGAATGCTGATGAAGCAACGGAGAGGACTCGGTCCGCATGGGAGGTGAGAAGAGACGAGTACCAAGTCAAGAAGAAATCTCCGTACTGAGACTCCCACGACCCGCCGTCTGAGAAGAAAGAAGTGGAATGAGGCTGTTGATCGTAGGCAGGAGCGTCGTGTGGACCGCCGAGTCCCCAGAGAGGGTTTCCTGTGGACTCCGCGTAGTGTTTGAGAGCTGAAAGCATGTGTTCGTCGTAACACTGGAACTCTCCCGCACCAGAGAGAGACGTCTCGTGTTGATGAGAAGGATACTTTAGCTCCCCGTCTGGTCCCATACCTAACGTGATTCCCTGCAAACCAAAAGAACCAAAAAGATCAGAAACTAACCGAACCGGTAAATTACTTCAGATATGAGCCGGTTCCCAACTTTGAACTGATAACCGATTGAACTAATAACCTAAAtaactgaaccaaaccgaactttCCTTAACGTCTGGAacaaaccgaaaaccaaaattaccgaaccaaaccaaactttcCAAATATTCCAAATACCTGAACGGATCCTTAACATCTGGAACAAACCGAAACAGAACTTTCTAAATACcttgaaccgaaccaaaacttTGAACCAAAACCtaagaaccgaaccaaaaccggaaaaaaaaCGAATGCGCAGGATTAATACTGAGAATGCAAATGCAAAACAAAGAAGGATTAATACCGTGATAGTGTTCCCCATGTAGTCTGAGAAAGCAGACTTGAAGCTCTCGCAGAAGCCACCATAAACCTCCATAGGAGTCTTCCCATCAAGAACAGGAACATCATCAACTCCAAACGACAAGCAATCTCTGTACTGTTTCCCATATCTATCCGTAAAATACATCCCTGGCACGGCTTCACCGATCTTCACCACCCAGTCAGGGAGACCAATCTCCGTGTCTTTGGAAGAACCGTGGAAAGAGAGAGACGCGTGAAGCTTGAGTCCAACCTTCTTAACAACCTCCGCCACGGCTAAGTACCCCGACCAATCGTATTCCCCCGGAGCTTCTCTCTCAACGACTCCCCAGAAGATCGGTAATTCGACTCCCTCAACGCCGAGCAGCTTCAAAGCTTTGAGCCCAGCGGTGATGGCTTTCATGTGGTTCACGCTGTTACAGTCTGAGACTGTGTCTAGAGGAAGCCCAACGAATAGTTTCACGCTCTCTAGCTGCAACaaagcaaaggaaaaaaaaaaccccaAAACATGTTTAATTACATTTGCCCTTGTAATAGAATCTCGTGTAATAACAATCCAACGTGAAATAAAAGGAGAGATCTTTTTCTCCTAAATCATAAAAAGACTCAATTTTGCAATCGAATTCAAGCTCATAAAGCAATTGCAATTGATgggaaagagaagagagaagactTACAGATCTAGTGGGTTTCAGAAAGGGGACATGATCGGAGACGATGGCTTCGCATTTGACGGATCTCGGAGAGCAACGGAGCCCGATCTCCTTCCATTTCGAGCTTTGGTGGGTCAAGAAACTAACTTTATTATTTCTCGATTCACCGGAGATGATTCCGGACCCAAATTTAAACCCGAGCTCCCTGCAGGCTGATTCCGCTCTGCAGATCTTCGCTTGAGGGTTACCAATCACAGAAACTTCCATTTTTGTAACGAGATCGAAGAATCAAAGAGGCGGCAAAGAAGATAAAGATGAATGCGATTTTATCCTTTAATCCGAATAAAAGATCAAAAGTGATTTGTGGATGGATTGTCTGGAGGATGTTAGGTTTGGTTtatataagaaacaaaaagatgagaaaagagaaagaagggTTAGTGGATAAAACTGTTGCCCTCGTGGACATTCCACGTGTCGTTTCCAGAATGCTCCCATACTTGTAGCCGCTTATTATTGTCTTTtcgtttatttttttgatttcaCATTTAATAATGACAATATTGACGGCTAAATGCGTCCACGAAAATTGAATTATTAATGGAAACGTATATTTTTCTACGTCAACAACAGAGAAAACATAATACTGTTCAATATACTGAAAAGTATTTCTAGTGGTATAGTTCCATGGAGAAAAAATGAGTGATTCAGATCATAGCAATGgcttttttaataaagttataGAGATAAACAAACTTTCCGAGATTAACTTGTAAATAGCAATACACCTTCTCATGGATATACTTGTATCTTGGCTCATCTTGAAAAGAGTGAACCAGATAAGATATTCGACCTTTCTAAGTTGACAAACTTATCTCTCATTAGTTAATACAAGAGGAATACATAAACAGTACTATGAAATTTGTTtgacaatttttattttattaagctAACATTTTACCgtttaattatatgtattacAGTATATGCCAAGTTGGTTAAGTACAGTTAGAGTATCGAGATAATTAATCTTATCCGAATTAATTGTATAAACCTATAGTTGCTGGATTCAGTTAACTATATCCATATATCCAGAGCCGTTCTGACTGGTGACTGTACAATAGATcatttactattttaaattatttttttagaattgaTTGATTGGTCAATTTTATGATGGCATTTTGCCTACGAATACGATATGCGATAGATTTATTAGATAAGGAACACCATATTATTTCCATGCATTATTGGAAAGAAAACACAATCATATGCATTAGCATAGTTATAAAACTGTTGATGACTTGATGTTACGTAAAAAACGGAATTGGTAAAGGAAAGTGGATAATAACATTGTTTTGTATCGAGGAAAAACGTGGATGTGTTAAATTCCACGTCGAGTCAAGTTGTCAATGATGACGGtgtgatttttataaaataaattatttctcACTCGGTGTGATTTCCAAAATCAACATATGGGTTCAGACAAGTTGACACGTGTTGGAATATGGGAGGTTGAAAATATCAACGCTGAGTCAGGTCCATGCAACTATGTTTCCTCAGATTCTGTAGAACTGACAAGCTGCGACTCTCTCATCATGTGGTTTCTATCATTTCTTCGGTTTTCTTAACTTTATTTTTGCATCTTGTAAGAACATCCTTAATGGGATAAGTGGGAGAATATAGTTTAAGtgtgaaaaattaataaaataatgtaagagGTGAAGtttagtactccctccgtttcataatacttgatgttttactctagtgcacaaagattaagaaaactatatttctttaataaaaaatattttaaagatataattttaaaatcaattaaccaataacaaaaaagagtgtaaaacctaattggttgaacagtttccaataaagttaaagtaaccttaaaatctcaaaacttcatctaatttgaaacaaaattatccttctaaaacatcaactattatgaaacggagggagtaataatTAGTAGTGGGATAAGTGGAAGAATATATAACTTGtatcttaataattatataatttaataatgttcaaacatataataatttttaaaacattaaaaataatttttaaattgaaaacataaaaaagtaataccaaattttatttgaaaataaaaagatatccaatatacaatttcaaattattatgaaaaaaaaataaaagatagaaataaaaatatgttacaaCAAGCGATCGATGCatcaaaatatgttttcaaaACAGTACTAACACACCACATTAAGAAAAACAGCAGGCTAGCAAAAACTAAACCACATTCCCAAGTTAAATCCTTTTCTTCAATACCATTAGcgaagataaaaaagaaaaaagaaaagagcatCGTTCATAAAGAGACAGCAGGGAGAGAGTATTTAAGCCATGTCACCTTGATAACTATCCCAAAACACTTCTTATATAATAACCAAAAAACACTTCT
This DNA window, taken from Raphanus sativus cultivar WK10039 unplaced genomic scaffold, ASM80110v3 Scaffold0475, whole genome shotgun sequence, encodes the following:
- the LOC130502265 gene encoding inactive beta-amylase 9-like → MEVSVIGNPQAKICRAESACRELGFKFGSGIISGESRNNKVSFLTHQSSKWKEIGLRCSPRSVKCEAIVSDHVPFLKPTRSLESVKLFVGLPLDTVSDCNSVNHMKAITAGLKALKLLGVEGVELPIFWGVVEREAPGEYDWSGYLAVAEVVKKVGLKLHASLSFHGSSKDTEIGLPDWVVKIGEAVPGMYFTDRYGKQYRDCLSFGVDDVPVLDGKTPMEVYGGFCESFKSAFSDYMGNTITGITLGMGPDGELKYPSHQHETSLSGAGEFQCYDEHMLSALKHYAESTGNPLWGLGGPHDAPAYDQQPHSTSFFSDGGSWESQYGDFFLTWYSSLLTSHADRVLSVASSAFSGSGVSISGKLPLLHQWNKLRSQPSELTAGFYGSNGHDRYEAVAEIFAKNSCGMIVPGMDLSDEHQSPASLSSPESLLADIKTSCKKQGVVVSGQNSAASVSGGFERIVENLKDESVGIDLFTYQRMGALFFSPEHFHAFTVFVRNMNQVELSSYDQAGEDEAQTVSVGSGTGAPSLQTA